In Littorina saxatilis isolate snail1 linkage group LG8, US_GU_Lsax_2.0, whole genome shotgun sequence, a single genomic region encodes these proteins:
- the LOC138972646 gene encoding hexokinase type 2-like isoform X3, producing the protein MEQKGPHSFKRTNMVPTVLLPVCMFLLFNIIPGASSDSKPITCEAGTFTNGEPASIDCNFRTNITASELGLSVTKFPSDAPKGDTGEDVLLCRWDKEQNKYDCSIEMANYVFDNILTDHLVVRIPAVSFEQAGWYKCYFVPTEEIDPYPCELRVQARPESTSTGEPEESQAVLPIVLPCVIVVLVGVCIAGLVLFMRRRRANRARKSMGMELHHGSKTTEPLLPDEKQQVDKLSEVFQLSLTSLQKVVNVLEQEMQAGLHSSTQRSADTGMFRTCVSPLPTASELGYIMVFQLRSDWLTIELVIIPSSEAACPSLSFSVQKGVATGKQLFDFIADKAEQFVKENLTFLKDNRKLKKEFNKNPLQMPVAFVFAFPCKHETISKAYLTKWTKELDWKDVVCKDLKEMLQQAFKRKKRLNNLEIVAIVNDTVSTLVSAACSDPQCKVALHVENGLNACHVEYFNTTGAECPDAEKQIEVINTELGGLWNEANLDSLRTVYDRELDDYSANPGSQSLEKMVSWMYIGEIVRLVLKRLKNDGTLFPSVSRDCGLFKQYSFSSEYVMIIERDTEDSFDKTANLLRKLGIEDCSDEDLKVVRDVCRLVYERSASLAAAGLAALINHVNQPEVTIVVDGILCRSYPHFLDLMHSKTLQLVKPGLTFSLVPPSCDRSIGAARIAAASLRLRNTKKSNK; encoded by the exons ATGGAGCAGAAAGGCCCACACAGTTTTAAAAGGACCAACATGGTGCCTACTGTTCTTCTGCCAGTGTGCATGTTTCTTCTGTTCAACATTATTCCTGGGGCGTCAAGTGACAGTAAGCCAATTACATGCGAGGCTGGAACCTTTACCAACGGAGAACCTGCATCAATCGACTGCAATTTCCGCACCAACATCACTGCCAGCGAGCTCGGCCTCAGCGTGACAAAATTTCCTTCGGATGCTCCGAAAGGTGACACAG GGGAAGACGTTCTTTTGTGTCGATGGGACAAGGAGCAGAACAAATATGACTGCAGCATAGAGATGGCCAACTACGTATTTGATAACATTCTGACGGATCATCTGGTGGTCCGTATTCCTGCAGTCAGCTTTGAACAAGCAGGCTGGTATAAGTGTTACTTTGTGCCGACTGAGGAGATCGACCCTTACCCATGCGAACTACGCGTACAAG CAAGACCAGAGAGCACCAGCACAG GCGAACCAGAAGAAAGCCAGGCCGTGCTGCCAATCGTCCTGCCCTGTGTCATCGTGGTTCTTGTCGGTGTGTGCATTGCTGGACTCGTGCTATTTATGCGCAGACGTCGTGCAAACAG agcacGCAAAAGTATGGGCATGGAATTGCATCACGGGTCTAAAACGACTGAACCGTTACTTCCAGACGAAAAGCAACAG GTCGACAAGCTTTCAGAGGTGTTTCAGCTGTCGCTGACTTCTCTTCAAAAGGTAGTGAATGTTCTTGAGCAGGAAATGCAAGCAGGCCTCCACAGCTCCACACAACGCAGTGCAGACACTGGAATGTTTCGCACTTGTGTCAGTCCTCTGCCCACTGCATCAG AGCTCGGGTACATTATGGTTTTCCAACTACGGAGCGACTGGCTTACCATTGAGTTGGTAATAATTCCATCGTCTGAGGCTGCGTGTCCTTCTCTGAGCTTTTCTGTCCAGAAGGGCGTAGCCACTGGCAAACAG ctatTTGATTTCATCGCAGACAAGGCTGAACAGTTTGTGAAGGAAAACTTAACGTTTTTGAAAGACAACAGAAAATTGAAGAAAGAATTCAATAAGAATCCATTACAAATGCCTGTGGCGTTTGTTTTTGCTTTCCCATGCAAACACGAGACCATCAGCAAAGCTTACCTTACCAAATGGACAAAAGAGTTGGATTGGAAGGATGTGGTGTGCAAAGACCTCAAAGAAATGCTTCAACAGGCTTTTAAGAGAAAGAAAAGG CTAAACAATTTGGAGATCGTGGCCATTGTAAACGACACCGTCAGCACGCTGGTGTCAGCTGCTTGCTCAGACCCCCAGTGTAAAGTCGCCCTGCACGTGGAGAATGGACTCAACGCCTGTCATGTGGAATACTTCAATACTACAGGGGCTGAATGTCCTGACGCTGAAAAGCAAATTGAG GTAATCAACACGGAACTAGGAGGATTGTGGAACGAGGCAAACCTGGATTCTCTGAGGACGGTTTACGACAGAGAGCTTGATGATTATTCTGCTAATCCTGGAAGTCAGAG CCTAGAGAAGATGGTCAGCTGGATGTACATCGGAGAGATTGTACGACTGGTGTTGAAGCGACTTAAAAATGACGGAACACTGTTCCCTTCTGTGTCTCGAGATTGTGGACTCTTCAAACAGTACAGCTTCAGTTCTGAATATGTTATGATTATCGAAAG GGACACGGAGGATTCCTTTGACAAAACAGCAAACTTGCTGCGGAAGTTAGGAATCGAGGATTGCTCAGACGAAGATCTCAAGGTTGTCAGGGATGTGTGCCGACTCGTCTATGAGCGCTCAGCTTCTTTAGCTGCTGCAG GTCTGGCAGCACTTATCAACCATGTCAACCAGCCTGAGGTCACCATTGTTGTGGACGGAATCCTGTGCCGGAGTTATCCCCATTTCCTTGACCTGATGCACAGCAAGACACTGCAGCTTGTTAAACCGGGACTCACA
- the LOC138972646 gene encoding hexokinase type 2-like isoform X2, with protein sequence MEQKGPHSFKRTNMVPTVLLPVCMFLLFNIIPGASSDSKPITCEAGTFTNGEPASIDCNFRTNITASELGLSVTKFPSDAPKGDTGEDVLLCRWDKEQNKYDCSIEMANYVFDNILTDHLVVRIPAVSFEQAGWYKCYFVPTEEIDPYPCELRVQARPESTSTARPESTSTGEPEESQAVLPIVLPCVIVVLVGVCIAGLVLFMRRRRANRARKSMGMELHHGSKTTEPLLPDEKQQVDKLSEVFQLSLTSLQKVVNVLEQEMQAGLHSSTQRSADTGMFRTCVSPLPTASELGYIMVFQLRSDWLTIELVIIPSSEAACPSLSFSVQKGVATGKQLFDFIADKAEQFVKENLTFLKDNRKLKKEFNKNPLQMPVAFVFAFPCKHETISKAYLTKWTKELDWKDVVCKDLKEMLQQAFKRKKRLNNLEIVAIVNDTVSTLVSAACSDPQCKVALHVENGLNACHVEYFNTTGAECPDAEKQIEVINTELGGLWNEANLDSLRTVYDRELDDYSANPGSQSLEKMVSWMYIGEIVRLVLKRLKNDGTLFPSVSRDCGLFKQYSFSSEYVMIIERDTEDSFDKTANLLRKLGIEDCSDEDLKVVRDVCRLVYERSASLAAAGLAALINHVNQPEVTIVVDGILCRSYPHFLDLMHSKTLQLVKPGLTFSLVPPSCDRSIGAARIAAASLRLRNTKKSNK encoded by the exons ATGGAGCAGAAAGGCCCACACAGTTTTAAAAGGACCAACATGGTGCCTACTGTTCTTCTGCCAGTGTGCATGTTTCTTCTGTTCAACATTATTCCTGGGGCGTCAAGTGACAGTAAGCCAATTACATGCGAGGCTGGAACCTTTACCAACGGAGAACCTGCATCAATCGACTGCAATTTCCGCACCAACATCACTGCCAGCGAGCTCGGCCTCAGCGTGACAAAATTTCCTTCGGATGCTCCGAAAGGTGACACAG GGGAAGACGTTCTTTTGTGTCGATGGGACAAGGAGCAGAACAAATATGACTGCAGCATAGAGATGGCCAACTACGTATTTGATAACATTCTGACGGATCATCTGGTGGTCCGTATTCCTGCAGTCAGCTTTGAACAAGCAGGCTGGTATAAGTGTTACTTTGTGCCGACTGAGGAGATCGACCCTTACCCATGCGAACTACGCGTACAAG CAAGACCAGAGAGCACCAGCACAG CAAGACCAGAGAGCACTAGCACAG GCGAACCAGAAGAAAGCCAGGCCGTGCTGCCAATCGTCCTGCCCTGTGTCATCGTGGTTCTTGTCGGTGTGTGCATTGCTGGACTCGTGCTATTTATGCGCAGACGTCGTGCAAACAG agcacGCAAAAGTATGGGCATGGAATTGCATCACGGGTCTAAAACGACTGAACCGTTACTTCCAGACGAAAAGCAACAG GTCGACAAGCTTTCAGAGGTGTTTCAGCTGTCGCTGACTTCTCTTCAAAAGGTAGTGAATGTTCTTGAGCAGGAAATGCAAGCAGGCCTCCACAGCTCCACACAACGCAGTGCAGACACTGGAATGTTTCGCACTTGTGTCAGTCCTCTGCCCACTGCATCAG AGCTCGGGTACATTATGGTTTTCCAACTACGGAGCGACTGGCTTACCATTGAGTTGGTAATAATTCCATCGTCTGAGGCTGCGTGTCCTTCTCTGAGCTTTTCTGTCCAGAAGGGCGTAGCCACTGGCAAACAG ctatTTGATTTCATCGCAGACAAGGCTGAACAGTTTGTGAAGGAAAACTTAACGTTTTTGAAAGACAACAGAAAATTGAAGAAAGAATTCAATAAGAATCCATTACAAATGCCTGTGGCGTTTGTTTTTGCTTTCCCATGCAAACACGAGACCATCAGCAAAGCTTACCTTACCAAATGGACAAAAGAGTTGGATTGGAAGGATGTGGTGTGCAAAGACCTCAAAGAAATGCTTCAACAGGCTTTTAAGAGAAAGAAAAGG CTAAACAATTTGGAGATCGTGGCCATTGTAAACGACACCGTCAGCACGCTGGTGTCAGCTGCTTGCTCAGACCCCCAGTGTAAAGTCGCCCTGCACGTGGAGAATGGACTCAACGCCTGTCATGTGGAATACTTCAATACTACAGGGGCTGAATGTCCTGACGCTGAAAAGCAAATTGAG GTAATCAACACGGAACTAGGAGGATTGTGGAACGAGGCAAACCTGGATTCTCTGAGGACGGTTTACGACAGAGAGCTTGATGATTATTCTGCTAATCCTGGAAGTCAGAG CCTAGAGAAGATGGTCAGCTGGATGTACATCGGAGAGATTGTACGACTGGTGTTGAAGCGACTTAAAAATGACGGAACACTGTTCCCTTCTGTGTCTCGAGATTGTGGACTCTTCAAACAGTACAGCTTCAGTTCTGAATATGTTATGATTATCGAAAG GGACACGGAGGATTCCTTTGACAAAACAGCAAACTTGCTGCGGAAGTTAGGAATCGAGGATTGCTCAGACGAAGATCTCAAGGTTGTCAGGGATGTGTGCCGACTCGTCTATGAGCGCTCAGCTTCTTTAGCTGCTGCAG GTCTGGCAGCACTTATCAACCATGTCAACCAGCCTGAGGTCACCATTGTTGTGGACGGAATCCTGTGCCGGAGTTATCCCCATTTCCTTGACCTGATGCACAGCAAGACACTGCAGCTTGTTAAACCGGGACTCACA